A window of Hordeum vulgare subsp. vulgare chromosome 5H, MorexV3_pseudomolecules_assembly, whole genome shotgun sequence genomic DNA:
GGCGATGGGGACgaggagctgacggcaaagtcaTCTCTAGCAGCTCTACCTCGAGGGCAACGCGCTCGCCGGCGGCCTCGAGTTCCTGGAGGCCCTGGTGATCCGCGACATGGGGCGGATCGGGGTCACCGTCCCGAGCACCCTCTCGCGGCTCACGCGCCCCCAGCAGCTCTACCTCGAGGGCAACGCGCTCGCCGGCGGGGTACCCGGGAAGGTGATGTCTAGGATGAGCTCCCTCCGCTACCTCTCGCTCGCCGGCAACCGGCTGGAGGGCACGCTGCCACCGGAGCTCGGGGACGTTCGCGGTCTAGTCCGAGGAGCTCCTCGTCGCTTCCATGGTTTAATGACACGGACATTCTCTATTTTGCTTCATTGTTCATTTGTGATGTTGTGCACTACAGTAGAAAGGAATCCAGGGCAGAAGTGTaggaactgggcatcaaggacgtgATGCCGGAGCGGCTGTCCGGGCTCATCAGCGGCTACGCCGGCCTCGTCGACAAGGTCCCCTCCATGAAGGCATTCTACTGGTACGGCACCTGCCCTCACCGCCACCAACCCCCTCTGTCGGTTCTTGCACCTCCAGCCTGTGCCGTCCCTCTCGTTTGCTACTATTGTGGCTGTCGGGGTTGTGCCTGGTAGGTGCTCGACGAATTGCCTGCCTCGGATGTCATTCTTCCCTGTGCGGCTGCTAGTTTGGAAGGCATGCGTATTACTGCGGTGAAACGAAAAATGTTTTGAGATATGTGTATACAAAGCAATATCAGCATGTGGTGCTAGGATGGCATCAAAGATGTTTGCTGGATTTATTATATTGCCATGTATTAGAGCTATTTTTCAACTGCAATTTCTTCCTTCCTAAGACTATACATTCACTTCACACGACCATGTATATTTTATTAGTCAGTGTATATGCTGCAAGATTGTTACCATTGGATATCACTTCATACGCAATGAACATCTTTAGTATTATTTTCGGGGTTTGCGCTGCAGCTACGCCATGGACGTGAACGTGGAGAGGGCGGAGGACGTGCTCACGCACAAGCGCATCCTCGAGCTGGCCGGGGATCCCGTGCAGCGCCCGTCCTTCGCCTTGCGGGTCGTGCAGGTGAGCCGTTCGTCCCCCCGCCTCTCGTGTATGTTTCCTATTAGGATTAGGCGTTTCTTCGAAACATATACTGACAGATGTATAGAGTTCACTCATGATAGATTAAAAATTTAAGGATCAAGTACTCTTGCTTCATTGATCATTACAAGTTGCAAGCTAGCTTCAGGATTAGTCGTTCATGCAGTGTTTATCAAGATTCAGGATTAGGAATTTTTTGTATCTCGCAACTTTGTGTCAGGCAAATTAACCTCACTCATGTTGCTATGAGAGAAAAACTTAGTTATGTCAATTTTGCAAGATTATGTGGCATCTTGACAAGATAAGTTAGATTTGTAGTATGTCTATTTAATTAGGTGGTGCTACATGTGGATTATGATATGACATCTTCTCCAAATAGGTGCAGGTGGGAAAAAAGCACATATGCTTATCTGAATGAGCCTGCAGTGACGGGGACGACGACGTCTACGTCATGGTAACGGATCGACTCCGCACCTCTTCTTCCCTGTCTCGCTTCTACCATAAAAGTGCCTGCTTTCCTTCGTGAAGTTCGCATGTGCACTTGAGTTCTGATGTTTGGTTCGTTCAATGGAGCAATGTGGAAAGCCCtgttttttattcttcttctagtagataatAGTAGTTGCCCCAATTGCATGTACTAGTTACTGTGTAAATCCACACAAAGGTTTGACACCCACATTAAAAAggctcctgacatgatttgaaatGGATGCAGTCTGGAATATTTGTATTTTCTTACAAAATGCCCTGTTCATTTCTGCCATTATGAAATTCCTGATTGTACATTGGATGCTCTAAATGTTGCCTAATTTGTATCTACCCTGCAAAGTTTGTAGTATTTGTTTACACATTGTTCTTAACTGTCAACTCAATTATTGGGCAGACAATGTAGGGCAACCAAATAGTTGAGCTCTCATATTGCCATCCTGCTTCAGTAACCACTTCCTATCTTATTTTTTGATTTCTTCATTACCATTTATAGGCTGGGGAAAATGAGGCAGATTACTTCCGAAGGTGAGACGTGCACCCCCCACACATGGTTATTTCTTGGAGGTCGTAGCTACTGGTCTGCGCTCCGCTCGCCGGCGGGCATGGATCGATCCTATGGTGGGGGGTGCGTAGATCGATCCTATGGTGGGGCGTGGATCGATCCGACGAGGACCGCGCCGTCGCGACCGAACCCGTCAGGAACTTAGGCCATTAACGAAGCACGCCGGTCTGTGGCCGAGCCACGGTGCTGGTAGTGAGTCAGCTGAAACAGAAAAGATTAGTTAATTTTACTTATTAGCTGGACTTAGTCCATTATCATTTCTCCTCTTAATATTTTTGTCTTACTCAATGTAGTGGTGAATCAATTATGGTCAATATTACATCAATGTTTTATTCAGATTGCTGAAGTTTGGTTTAAGTCAGCTGATATGAGCCAAATCCCTGAAATTTGGGGGCTGTGACTAGTGCTTCAGTTATGGGGTTCGCTGATAGTTAGTTAGTTACCCTGAAATTTTATATCTTGGTTCAATTAATTCAAAATTTTGACTTATAGAGCTCTAACAAAATAGAGGTGTTTGTTAAAACTCGATCCCACAGTTTGTCAGTCTAATCGTCATTGTTTTGAACCAACATTTAACAGCATGGACTGCATTACTGAAAGATATTTTGGCTACTCTTCAGTTCTAGTTACCTAGGCTAGTTTCCTTATGCCGACGGAAGGAAATACCCTGTTGGATCAAAATACAATTCCTTGTTTCTGTTGTATTAAGCATTCTCTTTTTACTAATCCCATTTTGGGTTCTCTTACTTTCCTATTCTCAGGAGCAACCTCCAGCTACTACCTCTCGCACTACAGCTCCAGTTTACCCTGAATGGCCCGGCTTTCAGGTTATTCTATGATTTTTCTACCAACGAAAATGGACATGCTTTTATTTTACTGAATCAATTATGTTATTTAGTGTTGTCATTGACTTTATTATCTTAGAAATCTTGGCAGGGCTACCCAGCGATGCCACCACATGGGTTTTTTCCCCCTGCTGTTGCTGCAGGCCAAGCTCATCCATACATGTGGGGAGCTCAGGTGCCCTCTATAGGAAACTTTGTCTCTTTTCCTCATAAGTCCCTGTTCAGCTTAAAGAAGACCGGCAAAGTATGAATTTGTGCTGTTTGGAATCTTAGTCTCTATTATTAGGGACTGATCATCTGATCCTACCTCTGTTGATGTCTGCCTCGGCTTGAATACTGGAACTTATGTTGCGAGGACGTAGTTGAATAAATTATTATAAAACTGTCCAGTAACACTGGAACCACCCAGAGAATAGGAAAACTAAGGCGTTAGTCTCTTGATCTATTAGCCATTTCTATTAGAAGCTTATTTTATATGGTGTTATGACTTATGAGTCCCCTTATATTCTTGAATTGTTCTTTGTTTAGTTTGGTGATGTAATGCTGAAATGTACCTTCTGTATCCTCTACACCGTCGTCGCGTTCCCTCTCGCCTACTTTCTTGTTATGATTGACTTACATGATTAATATGTTAACTAGTTGCCAACTTAGAATTCGGGTGAAATGGTTGGACCATAGGTGCATGTGTGCAGTATGCACTAGTTTAGTTCAGTGGCATGCTCTTTATTTCAGGACTTGCTTTGGGATGTGTGCACATGTGTAGTACATCATAAATATATCCTATTTTTGCATCTCACATAGTTATGTTGTTGGATTTTTGGTACCTGTTGTCAAGTTGGTAGTAATGCACGTGCTTTAACTTTTGAGATCTGTTTAATTAATGTACTTTTGAAATCTGCCACAGCTATGTTCATAATCAAATCTTCGCACCACTAATTTAGCTGCAAGCCTGCAACTGAGAGATCATTATCTGTTATGCTATTGTTGTACAATACGCACACACACACGCATTCTTTCTTCTCAACACaaaatatgtgtagatacaattgACTTGTGgttatattttgttgcagtagaacgGATAAATCATTTGTGAGACGAAGGATATTTTTAACATCATCTTCAGGATGAACACAAATctttttatttctaatattttttatatatatttatttttgattgattcatgtgcagtgtaatgttcttgtaggatgacaagttgttgcatctcaagcatgtctcataggagagaagaatgaagtccattgtagtGTTGGGATAGTAgtagatgtgccattgttctgtTGTGTAATTTTGTTCgctcttgctatattcctgtgtaaggaaatgtattgatgagatgagttattgtgttatgtaaacctggaagatgtattatgtgatgttatatgatggatgattttaattcgacttggagttttcttaatttgaatatgaaatagtgctgcatttaatattggacaaataattggttgaaaaggcccaataaatagaaacgaaaccaagttcttgaaaaaaaagttgttgaattcaaaaatgaaaaaaaggccaaaactgaaactggaccaaatgtatttaggcactaaaaggccaggacccaaaaaaaattcgaaaaagaaaaactaaaagtggatgtaaataggccaaggcccaaaaaaagcccaataagaaaagcccaaaaaaaataaaatgagcccatgtgatcaattgaaatgggttgggctgatttcagccatgacgttttgatttcgtcgtaattttgccacgtaggactgccacgtaggactgggtttgattgtcagtcatgatttaggatcgtcgtaaaggttatgacaatccaggaatcgtcgtaaagttacgacgattttgatcaaaacgtcgtggctgttcatttctgacgcttggtttttcgtcgtgcgatcgtcgtaaatgaaaaaccgtgacgatgtagcgacgaaaaaatagcgtcgtgtactagcatattccttgtagtgacacTACACGACCacttaaccgttcccgcgttcggaattgttcgattccgaccgtgcggttggatccggaatgaaattcctgtaaacctagcccccctatgCCTATTTAAACACCCCTAAACTGCCCCTAAAGGAAACCCTAGCCCCTCCTCGGAATCCGCGCAGCCAGCCCCACTCCCACCTCTCTCCTACCCTAGCCGC
This region includes:
- the LOC123396369 gene encoding LRR receptor-like serine/threonine-protein kinase ER2, which produces MGRIGVTVPSTLSRLTRPQQLYLEGNALAGGVPGKVMSRMSSLRYLSLAGNRLEGTLPPELGDVRVERNPGQKCRNWASRT